acaatttcttttttttttttctttttttttttttttggatgaaagctattgaagaaaaaaaaatttacgtACAAAAATTACATACAGAAAACTACTGAaactttctttgttcttctttgttcttcccGGATGAATGAACGGACGTGAGAGATCGGAATTAATAAAACGGTATCACAATTTCACTGCAACCATAGTCGTCCGAGTTTCCGACGGAATCCTGCGGCCATGAATCTCGAAGAAGCTTCAGCAGAACTTGGGATTTCCGTTTAACTCGATCCGTACAATCGCTTTGCACCAACAGCAACAACTGTGTAAAAATCCCTGCCGCCACCGCCTCCCGTCGGTTCTCCTCCGACGCCGAGCACAGCGATACCAGAGCTCCGACTGCTGATTCCGTCGCTCTGTCTGAGATCTTCAGAATGACTTTCACCAAAAGCGGAACTGTGAGCGCGTGAGCGGCAAACGCGTCGTAACCAGTTGGAATTCTGCAAATGAGTTCGATCGTTGCTAGGGCTCTCTCTGCGTCGTACTTCTCCAAATCGGGGAATCGGTCGATGAGAATCTCGGCGGCGCCGGCGGAAACCGCCTTGTGCCTGGTTTGTTTCACTAAACAGAGAGCGAATAAGGCCTTAACTCCGACCTTTACCGCTCGCGGATACGCCGTTGGATCTCTGAGAATTTCGACCACGCCTTCGAATAATTCGTCGATAGCGCAAATTTGTCCTCGAAGCTCGGACGCTCGAGTTCCTGCAATCACGATTTCAATCAACGCAGCGGCATTGATTCGGACTTCAATCGAAGAATCAAAAAGAAGATGTGACAGGTAACCAATCCGTTGCGGATCAGACGCAACGAGAACGCACTCAGATTCCGTGAGCGGCAACATCACAAGCAACGCGAGCGATTCGCGGCTCAAATCAGGAGAAACCGAATCCGAATCCGAATTCGAAAACACAACATCAATAAGAATTTCACGAGCATTCAGAGAAGAAATCAACAACCGATTCTTCTCCGAGTCACGAGCAAGTCCTTTCAACCGCCGCACAGCCGAGATTCTCGAACTCGAACCACTCGATTTCGACGAAGCTTGGCCAAGCAGAGACCGAACCAAAGACGGATCCGCCGGTTGCTTCGGTGTCGGAATCCTCTCAACACCATAAGACCGATTCGCAACACACCACTCCTGGATGAGGCGTCGCAACGTATGGTTCGGGATGAGCGTAAACTCCGTAAGCGGAGCCCTAGTGACCGGACACGTAGTGTTGCCGGTAGCCACCCATGACTCAATACTAGAACGGTCGTAGGTCTGGCCAGTGCTAACCGTAACCGGATCGCGCATGAGCTCGAGAGAAATCGGGCACCTGAAATGGTAAGGAATCTGCACGCTCAAATCCAAGGGCTCAACAACAACACTTCCAGGCATGTTTTCCTAATCTCTCTGCTTCGATTCTTTAATTCAAAGAGAAAATTCgtcaaaaacaaacaaacaggTGGGGGACGACGGtacacaaacaaacacagaAACCACAAATACTAATACTAACAAATCTGCGCACTCTGCAAATTTTCAGTGTTAGCTTTTCCTTTACActcccttttttcctttttttctctctgtgtttgttcttcttctctctaGAATTGAATGGAACAGAGCGACATACCCAACAGGTAAAAGATAGAGAGAGTttagagagaaacaaagaCTGCTTTCTGCGTACTCTGTTCTTCTGCCCCTTCTGCGACTTGCCCCTTATCTGACTTCGCCCCCCACACGTGTGGTGCAggaatttctttttctttttcctttttccttttttttttttcccctctgaCCTAACCATGGTTAATTCTGGGTTTAGTTAATTAGACTGGTGGGTGTGTTTTAGCAA
This genomic window from Cucurbita pepo subsp. pepo cultivar mu-cu-16 chromosome LG01, ASM280686v2, whole genome shotgun sequence contains:
- the LOC111806758 gene encoding U-box domain-containing protein 26-like, giving the protein MPGSVVVEPLDLSVQIPYHFRCPISLELMRDPVTVSTGQTYDRSSIESWVATGNTTCPVTRAPLTEFTLIPNHTLRRLIQEWCVANRSYGVERIPTPKQPADPSLVRSLLGQASSKSSGSSSRISAVRRLKGLARDSEKNRLLISSLNAREILIDVVFSNSDSDSVSPDLSRESLALLVMLPLTESECVLVASDPQRIGYLSHLLFDSSIEVRINAAALIEIVIAGTRASELRGQICAIDELFEGVVEILRDPTAYPRAVKVGVKALFALCLVKQTRHKAVSAGAAEILIDRFPDLEKYDAERALATIELICRIPTGYDAFAAHALTVPLLVKVILKISDRATESAVGALVSLCSASEENRREAVAAGIFTQLLLLVQSDCTDRVKRKSQVLLKLLRDSWPQDSVGNSDDYGCSEIVIPFY